A part of Pectinatus sottacetonis genomic DNA contains:
- a CDS encoding MGDG synthase family glycosyltransferase, translating into MTQKNVLIITASIGSGHNKAAAAVSNELKAKYPEINVNIVDFMSPETAYLNDLLKEIYLKMLDFVPTLYKFLYNFTAGRLKGSSVQVLLAHFMKRNMTSIVKKYQPDIIICTHPFPCAAASYLKEKQKINTRLFTIITDFCLHQIWIYKNVDMYFVAHEKMREELNERGINNDHIAVTGIPINKCFSEVYDKKALLKKFELKNNMPIILIMGGGLGLGGVKYALEALETLTMPIQILVVAGANVSLWSEVNNYLIHSRHLIRVWGYSHTINELMSVSSLLISKPGALTISEAMAMELPMILHAPIPGPEAQNAAYLSDNGAAISIQKPEYLSETVKNLLTDKERLMWMKKKAQCIKKPHAAADIVNIISNSFM; encoded by the coding sequence ATGACACAAAAAAATGTTCTTATTATTACGGCATCTATTGGATCAGGGCATAATAAAGCTGCAGCGGCTGTAAGCAACGAATTAAAAGCGAAATATCCCGAAATAAATGTCAATATCGTTGATTTTATGTCACCAGAAACAGCATATTTAAACGATTTGTTAAAGGAAATATACTTGAAGATGCTTGATTTTGTCCCAACATTGTATAAATTTCTTTATAATTTTACAGCCGGACGTTTAAAAGGTTCTTCTGTACAAGTGCTGCTGGCTCATTTTATGAAACGCAATATGACATCTATTGTAAAAAAATATCAACCAGACATTATTATTTGTACCCATCCTTTTCCTTGTGCAGCTGCTTCTTATTTAAAGGAAAAACAAAAAATAAATACCCGATTGTTTACAATAATTACGGACTTTTGTCTGCACCAAATCTGGATATATAAAAATGTCGATATGTATTTCGTTGCCCATGAAAAAATGCGGGAAGAACTTAATGAACGTGGTATAAACAATGACCATATTGCCGTTACTGGTATTCCGATTAATAAATGTTTTAGTGAAGTCTATGATAAAAAAGCTTTGCTTAAAAAATTTGAACTAAAAAATAATATGCCTATCATCCTTATAATGGGGGGTGGTCTAGGATTAGGCGGCGTTAAATATGCCTTGGAAGCTTTAGAAACTTTAACAATGCCAATTCAAATTCTCGTAGTAGCCGGAGCTAATGTTTCTTTATGGTCAGAAGTAAACAATTACCTTATCCACTCACGTCATTTAATAAGGGTGTGGGGCTATTCCCACACTATAAATGAACTTATGTCTGTTTCTTCTCTGCTTATAAGTAAACCAGGCGCCTTAACTATTAGTGAAGCTATGGCTATGGAACTGCCAATGATACTGCATGCCCCTATTCCTGGACCGGAAGCCCAAAATGCGGCATATTTATCTGATAACGGTGCTGCAATATCAATCCAAAAACCGGAATATCTCAGTGAAACTGTCAAAAACCTTTTAACGGATAAAGAACGCTTGATGTGGATGAAGAAAAAAGCCCAATGTATAAAAAAACCTCATGCCGCAGCAGATATTGTAAATATAATCAGCAATAGTTTTATGTAA
- a CDS encoding FtsB family cell division protein: protein MKKRHFNFFILIFAAVIGYFSYIAIKQQIYINNISSEQSMIQQQLDTVLAENRKLSAEKKSLQDPKYIEKIARNELGMTKKGEIPYIASSKK, encoded by the coding sequence ATGAAAAAACGTCATTTTAATTTTTTTATTCTTATTTTTGCAGCTGTTATTGGTTATTTTTCATATATTGCCATAAAACAGCAAATCTATATAAATAATATTTCTTCTGAACAGTCTATGATACAACAACAGTTAGATACTGTTTTGGCTGAAAATCGTAAACTTTCTGCTGAAAAAAAGTCATTACAGGATCCGAAATATATCGAAAAAATTGCCCGCAATGAACTGGGTATGACAAAAAAGGGGGAAATTCCATATATAGCATCTAGCAAGAAATAG
- a CDS encoding S1 RNA-binding domain-containing protein, whose amino-acid sequence MSIEVGSILEGTVTGITNFGAFIELPGGKVGLVHISEVADVYVKDVKDFLKERDKVKVKVLTIDGNKIGLSIKQLQEKKPPQAITPKNNAVAPKFVPRKSFTNDRRRQNNPGPASFEDKLSKFLKDSDEKLTDLRKKTDSKRGGRGSRHYE is encoded by the coding sequence ATGTCAATTGAAGTTGGCAGTATACTTGAAGGTACAGTAACGGGAATAACGAATTTTGGTGCATTTATCGAATTGCCCGGAGGTAAAGTAGGTCTGGTTCATATATCGGAAGTTGCCGATGTATATGTTAAGGACGTAAAAGATTTTCTTAAAGAACGCGATAAAGTAAAAGTTAAAGTTTTAACAATAGACGGCAATAAAATTGGACTTTCTATAAAGCAACTTCAAGAAAAAAAACCTCCCCAGGCCATTACACCAAAAAATAATGCTGTTGCTCCTAAATTTGTTCCACGGAAATCATTTACTAATGACCGTCGCAGACAAAACAATCCAGGACCTGCTTCTTTTGAAGATAAGCTTTCCAAGTTTTTAAAAGACAGTGACGAAAAACTAACGGACTTGCGGAAAAAAACTGATTCAAAGCGTGGCGGCCGCGGTTCACGCCATTATGAATAA
- the tilS gene encoding tRNA lysidine(34) synthetase TilS gives MLKQIVAFCQKHRLFSYNDHILLACSGGPDSLCMVHIFIRLAAAYNLTVSVAHVEHGIRGRASVQDAAFVKDFCQKNNLPFYLKKVNAISYAEKNKLSVEAAARILRYSFLQQTATVLHCTSIAIAHHRGDQAETILMHMIRGAGTKGLSGINPRTNNIIRPLLNCTRSQIKSYCSQYNLVFRTDTTNYDTNYTRNSIRLKLLPFLHKYNPNIEETLCRTASLIAEENDFITTYADDVYKSIVIKKNNRLLLPLPEFTKQHIAIKRQTLRAAISDLCNNTIDIENIHIDNILSLAAKAKTGSSLNLPHNIIVIIEYNNLVLTIAEKSSQKMEIEPISINTAGTTTLPFLLGSISAITVNSYEGQKDRRLCYIDTDKICGKLIIRSRKNGDFFYPKGLNGRKKIKNLLIDNKIPREQRSKIPLLCDQKGIIWVVGIQQDQRYFPQSSSTNIIQLTLNTQNSK, from the coding sequence ATGTTAAAACAGATAGTTGCTTTTTGCCAAAAACATAGACTTTTTTCTTATAATGATCATATTCTTTTAGCATGTTCAGGCGGTCCTGACTCTTTGTGCATGGTTCATATATTTATAAGACTGGCAGCTGCTTATAATCTAACAGTATCTGTTGCTCATGTTGAACATGGCATACGCGGCCGGGCATCTGTTCAGGATGCTGCATTTGTTAAGGATTTCTGTCAAAAAAATAATCTTCCATTTTATTTGAAAAAAGTTAATGCTATTTCTTATGCAGAGAAAAATAAGCTTTCTGTTGAAGCTGCGGCCCGTATTTTGCGTTATTCATTTTTACAACAAACAGCAACAGTACTGCACTGTACATCGATAGCAATAGCTCATCACCGCGGAGACCAGGCTGAAACAATTTTGATGCATATGATACGGGGAGCCGGCACCAAAGGACTTTCCGGTATAAATCCCCGCACAAATAATATCATACGTCCTTTACTCAATTGTACCCGCAGCCAGATTAAATCATATTGTAGTCAATATAATTTAGTTTTTCGGACAGATACTACAAATTATGATACTAACTATACACGTAACAGTATTCGTTTGAAACTACTTCCTTTTTTACATAAATATAATCCTAATATAGAAGAAACATTATGCCGAACTGCTTCCCTCATTGCGGAAGAAAATGACTTTATTACAACTTATGCTGACGATGTTTATAAATCTATTGTTATAAAAAAAAATAATAGATTACTCCTGCCATTGCCTGAATTTACCAAACAGCATATAGCTATAAAGCGCCAGACGCTGCGTGCAGCCATAAGTGATTTATGCAATAATACAATTGATATAGAAAATATTCATATTGACAACATATTATCCCTAGCTGCAAAAGCTAAAACTGGTTCCTCCTTAAATCTGCCCCATAACATAATTGTTATTATCGAATATAATAATTTAGTCTTGACAATTGCGGAAAAATCTTCTCAGAAAATGGAAATAGAACCTATATCCATAAATACTGCTGGGACAACAACTCTACCTTTTCTACTGGGCAGTATATCGGCTATAACAGTTAATTCATATGAAGGGCAAAAAGACCGTCGGCTTTGCTATATAGATACTGATAAAATATGTGGCAAACTCATTATACGGTCACGAAAAAATGGCGATTTTTTTTATCCTAAAGGCCTAAATGGTCGTAAAAAAATCAAAAATTTATTGATTGATAATAAAATACCCCGTGAACAACGCAGCAAAATTCCTCTTCTATGTGATCAAAAGGGCATTATATGGGTAGTCGGTATCCAACAGGATCAACGCTATTTTCCTCAATCTAGTAGCACTAACATTATTCAGCTAACTCTTAACACCCAAAACAGCAAATGA
- the hpt gene encoding hypoxanthine phosphoribosyltransferase: MHSDLEKILFTEKQISIRVKELGKQITKDYAGKEIVTVGILKGAIVFFSDLIREIKIPVKFDFMAASSYGASTKTSGTVRILKDIDTDIENKHVIIVEDIIDSGLTLKYLKENFEHRKAASVKLCAMLNKPDGRRTDIKGDYIGFDVPDEFIVGYGLDYASKYRNLPYIGVLKKEIYS; this comes from the coding sequence ATGCACAGCGATTTAGAAAAAATTTTATTTACCGAAAAGCAAATATCAATACGTGTCAAAGAATTAGGAAAACAAATCACAAAAGACTATGCTGGCAAAGAAATAGTAACAGTTGGAATTTTAAAAGGTGCAATTGTATTTTTCTCTGATTTGATACGTGAAATCAAAATTCCCGTAAAATTCGATTTTATGGCAGCTTCCAGTTATGGTGCCAGCACGAAGACAAGTGGAACTGTAAGAATATTAAAGGATATTGATACAGATATAGAGAATAAACATGTAATAATTGTTGAAGATATTATTGATTCCGGTCTTACTTTAAAATATTTAAAAGAAAATTTTGAACATAGAAAGGCTGCCAGTGTAAAATTATGTGCCATGCTTAATAAACCTGATGGTAGAAGAACGGATATAAAAGGAGACTATATTGGCTTTGATGTTCCAGATGAATTCATCGTCGGATATGGTCTGGATTATGCCAGCAAATATCGTAATCTGCCATACATTGGTGTCTTGAAAAAAGAAATCTATTCCTGA
- the ftsH gene encoding ATP-dependent zinc metalloprotease FtsH has translation MNKFLRNAGFYVLIILIAVSLIDYFHTTSTKKPEINYTQFLQQVNEKRVSRITIVENTISGTLTDGTKFTTIAPTYPNSDNLLLEKLQANGVEIKAENPPDPPWWTTIFTSILPILLLIGVWFFIMQQTQGGGNRVMSFGKSRAKMNSNKVKVTFNDVAGADEAKQDLEEVVEFLKHPKKFNDLGARIPKGVLLFGPPGTGKTLLAKAVAGEAGVPFFTISGSDFVEMFVGVGASRVRDLFDQAKKNAPCIVFIDEIDAVGRQRGAGLGGGHDEREQTLNQLLVEMDGFAANEGIIIIAATNRPDILDPALLRPGRFDRQIVVDRPDIKGRTAILEVHARNKPIDKNVDLGILARQTPGFTGADLSNLINEGALLSARRNKKTIGMNELEESIERVMVGPERKSKVISDEDKRLTAYHEGGHALAGLLLPKADPVHKVTIIPRGRAGGYTLSLPKEDRSYHTRSELMDQLKVTLGGRVAEEVILKEISTGAQNDIKQASRIVRDMIMQYGMSDVLGPISFGEGNDHQVFLGRDFNNQRNYSEEIACEIDKEVRHYIEEAYEECRTLIVENIDKLHLLAAKLIEHETLSAEQLKELMETGRLREDDDNNDSNSHGADTFTPESPKETTTSDKSNESKDTTINNKPKFDYNLTVNNK, from the coding sequence TTGAATAAGTTTCTGCGAAATGCCGGTTTTTATGTACTAATTATATTAATAGCAGTTTCGTTAATAGATTATTTTCATACTACTTCGACCAAAAAGCCAGAAATTAATTATACGCAATTTCTGCAGCAAGTAAATGAAAAAAGAGTTTCGAGAATTACTATTGTTGAGAATACCATAAGCGGCACATTAACTGATGGAACAAAGTTTACTACTATTGCTCCTACTTATCCCAACAGCGATAATTTGTTATTGGAAAAATTACAGGCAAATGGTGTAGAAATAAAAGCTGAAAATCCACCCGATCCACCATGGTGGACAACAATCTTTACGTCTATTTTACCTATTCTTCTGCTTATCGGTGTATGGTTTTTTATCATGCAGCAGACACAGGGCGGCGGCAATCGTGTAATGTCCTTTGGTAAAAGCCGGGCCAAAATGAACAGTAATAAAGTAAAGGTTACTTTCAACGATGTTGCAGGCGCAGATGAGGCAAAGCAGGATCTGGAAGAAGTTGTTGAATTTTTGAAACATCCTAAAAAATTCAATGATCTGGGAGCACGTATTCCAAAGGGTGTACTATTATTTGGCCCTCCAGGTACAGGTAAAACTTTACTGGCAAAAGCTGTAGCCGGTGAAGCAGGTGTTCCTTTCTTTACTATAAGTGGTTCTGACTTCGTGGAAATGTTTGTGGGCGTTGGTGCTTCGCGTGTACGTGATTTATTTGACCAGGCAAAAAAGAATGCCCCATGCATAGTATTTATTGATGAAATTGATGCTGTCGGCCGTCAGCGTGGTGCTGGTCTTGGCGGTGGACACGACGAACGTGAACAAACATTAAACCAGCTTTTGGTTGAAATGGATGGATTTGCTGCTAATGAAGGTATCATTATAATAGCTGCCACTAATCGTCCTGATATTCTTGACCCGGCGCTTTTGCGTCCAGGTCGTTTTGACCGGCAAATAGTAGTTGACCGCCCAGATATAAAGGGCCGTACAGCTATATTAGAAGTACATGCAAGAAATAAACCTATAGACAAAAATGTAGATTTAGGTATTCTTGCCCGACAAACACCCGGTTTTACCGGAGCGGATTTAAGCAACCTGATAAATGAAGGAGCTTTGTTATCAGCCCGACGCAATAAGAAAACCATTGGCATGAATGAACTTGAAGAATCCATAGAACGTGTTATGGTTGGACCTGAAAGGAAATCTAAAGTGATAAGTGATGAAGACAAACGCCTTACGGCCTATCACGAAGGCGGACATGCATTAGCTGGACTATTGCTGCCAAAGGCGGACCCGGTGCATAAGGTAACTATTATTCCTCGTGGCCGTGCCGGCGGGTATACATTAAGTCTTCCTAAAGAAGATCGTTCCTATCATACACGCAGTGAACTTATGGATCAATTAAAAGTTACATTAGGCGGGCGCGTGGCTGAAGAAGTAATCTTGAAAGAAATCAGTACAGGCGCACAAAATGATATTAAACAAGCTTCCCGTATTGTTCGTGACATGATTATGCAATATGGCATGAGTGATGTTCTTGGTCCTATATCATTTGGTGAGGGCAATGATCATCAAGTCTTTTTAGGACGTGATTTTAATAATCAACGCAATTATAGTGAAGAAATTGCTTGTGAAATTGATAAGGAAGTACGCCATTACATTGAAGAAGCCTACGAAGAATGTCGCACTCTTATCGTAGAAAATATAGATAAGCTTCATTTACTCGCAGCAAAACTTATTGAACATGAAACATTATCAGCTGAACAATTAAAAGAACTTATGGAAACCGGCAGACTTCGTGAAGATGATGATAATAATGATTCTAACAGTCATGGAGCAGATACTTTTACACCTGAATCACCAAAAGAAACTACTACTTCGGATAAGTCTAATGAATCAAAAGATACTACTATCAACAATAAGCCTAAATTTGATTATAATCTTACAGTAAATAATAAATAA
- the ltrA gene encoding group II intron reverse transcriptase/maturase produces MQRKQKTNKMDCPCKGMLETDSSKGAQSMTSLGTATKNRVNLLEIILSPANLNEAYLRVKRKKGAAGVDGMKVDEMYGWLKEHKEEFLESLKNGKYKPQPVRRVEIPKPDGGKRKLGIPTVLDRVIQQAIMQVLQPIFEQTFSDNSYGFRPGKSAHLAIKQAEAYYKEGYTKIVDLDLAQYFDTVNHDMLINMLREEIQDERAIALIRKYLKSGVMEGGIISPTMAGTPQGGNLSPLLSNIYLTKFDKLLESRGHKFVRYADDCNIYVKTPRAAKRVMESCINYLEGKLKLKVNRKKSKIGSPLREKFLGFSLHKVVGKIGIRPHQNVIRKFKQKVKEITGRSRGRSIESILLELKNYTIGWLNYFSISDMRSRIQDLNQWIRRRLRMYLWKQWKKISARFKNLNRLGLYKGKAWEYANTRLGYWRIANSPILGKTLTDKYLESLGYMNIAKKYEMFHSR; encoded by the coding sequence ATGCAAAGAAAGCAGAAAACCAATAAAATGGACTGCCCTTGTAAGGGTATGTTGGAAACAGATAGTAGCAAGGGAGCGCAGAGCATGACATCGCTGGGAACTGCAACAAAGAACCGTGTGAACCTGTTAGAAATAATCCTAAGTCCGGCAAATCTCAATGAAGCCTATCTCAGGGTAAAGCGAAAGAAAGGCGCAGCCGGAGTAGATGGCATGAAAGTTGACGAAATGTACGGATGGTTAAAAGAACATAAGGAAGAATTCCTTGAATCGCTAAAGAACGGGAAATATAAACCACAGCCGGTACGGCGGGTAGAAATACCTAAGCCAGACGGAGGGAAAAGAAAGCTTGGCATACCAACAGTACTGGACAGAGTAATACAACAAGCAATAATGCAGGTACTACAGCCAATTTTCGAACAGACATTCTCAGACAACAGTTATGGATTCAGACCGGGAAAGAGTGCGCACCTGGCCATAAAACAGGCGGAAGCCTATTATAAAGAAGGATACACTAAAATAGTGGACCTTGACCTTGCACAGTACTTTGACACGGTAAATCATGACATGCTCATAAACATGCTCCGAGAAGAAATACAGGATGAGCGCGCAATAGCACTCATCCGAAAATATTTAAAGAGCGGAGTAATGGAAGGCGGAATAATAAGCCCGACAATGGCAGGAACGCCGCAGGGAGGAAACCTGTCACCATTACTGTCTAACATCTATCTTACAAAATTTGACAAACTGCTAGAAAGCAGGGGACATAAATTTGTAAGATACGCCGATGACTGTAACATCTATGTAAAAACGCCAAGAGCGGCAAAACGTGTAATGGAGAGCTGTATAAACTATCTTGAAGGAAAACTGAAACTAAAAGTCAACCGGAAGAAAAGTAAAATAGGCAGCCCATTGCGGGAAAAGTTTTTAGGATTTTCTCTGCACAAAGTAGTAGGGAAAATAGGAATCAGGCCACACCAAAATGTAATCCGGAAATTCAAGCAAAAGGTGAAAGAAATAACCGGCCGCAGTCGCGGCCGGTCAATAGAAAGCATCTTGCTTGAATTAAAAAATTATACAATAGGCTGGCTTAATTACTTTTCCATAAGCGATATGCGCAGCAGAATACAAGATTTAAACCAGTGGATTAGGCGTAGATTGAGAATGTATCTGTGGAAACAGTGGAAGAAAATTTCCGCGAGATTTAAAAATCTGAATCGATTAGGATTGTACAAAGGCAAGGCGTGGGAGTATGCCAATACAAGACTGGGGTACTGGCGCATCGCAAACAGTCCAATATTAGGCAAAACACTAACAGATAAATATCTTGAGTCGCTTGGTTATATGAATATAGCCAAGAAATATGAGATGTTTCATTCACGTTAA
- a CDS encoding pyruvate carboxylase subunit B, producing the protein MAKVKITETVLRDGHQSLLATRMRLSQMLPQLEALDAIGYKSLEAWGGATFDSCLRFLDEDPWERLDTLKAHLKTPIQMLLRGQNILGYNHYPDDVVRAFVKKAAQHGIGVFRIFDALNDTRNLKTAIDAAKKAKDEVEHSVEVQGCLVYTIGGPHTTKEFAKLAKELDKMGVDSICIKDMSGLLKPFTATELVKELKAATKLPIQLHTHCTSGFGCMTYLKAIEAGVDVVDCALSPFSMDTSQPCTETMVATLEDTEYDTGLDRKAMTPIAKYFLGVKKDIIKEFGLKGYFDVNPNVLDFQIPGGMLSNLVNQLKEQGMEDKYQDLLDEMPRVRADAGYPPLVTPSSQIVGTMATMNVMTGERYKMVPKEFKDLIRGKFGRTPAPVSEELLKKIGIKKEDMITDRPADHLEPGMEKFKKELAEKGYPNASEEDVLSYALFPQVAEEFFKKRTIKKLAALGRANASDEDVLLYNLNNTIAEKFFKG; encoded by the coding sequence ATGGCAAAGGTTAAGATTACTGAAACAGTACTACGTGATGGTCATCAATCTCTTTTAGCTACAAGGATGAGGCTTTCACAGATGCTCCCCCAGTTGGAAGCACTTGATGCAATTGGCTATAAATCTCTTGAAGCATGGGGCGGGGCAACTTTTGACAGCTGTCTGCGTTTTCTTGATGAAGATCCATGGGAACGTCTTGATACTCTAAAAGCACATTTGAAAACTCCTATTCAAATGTTGCTGCGCGGTCAGAATATTTTAGGTTATAATCATTATCCCGATGATGTTGTTCGTGCTTTTGTAAAAAAAGCAGCTCAGCATGGTATTGGTGTATTTCGTATTTTTGATGCGCTGAATGATACACGCAATCTTAAAACAGCTATTGATGCAGCTAAAAAGGCAAAAGATGAAGTTGAACATTCTGTAGAAGTACAAGGCTGCCTTGTTTATACAATTGGCGGACCGCATACAACTAAAGAATTTGCTAAGCTGGCTAAGGAACTTGATAAAATGGGTGTAGACTCTATCTGTATTAAAGATATGTCAGGTCTCTTAAAACCATTTACAGCTACTGAACTGGTAAAAGAACTCAAAGCTGCCACTAAGTTGCCGATCCAGCTGCATACACATTGTACAAGCGGTTTTGGTTGCATGACTTATTTAAAAGCAATTGAAGCTGGTGTAGATGTTGTTGACTGTGCATTGTCACCATTCTCAATGGATACTTCACAGCCTTGTACAGAAACAATGGTTGCTACTTTAGAAGATACCGAATATGATACAGGTCTTGATCGTAAGGCTATGACTCCTATTGCTAAATATTTCCTTGGAGTTAAGAAAGACATAATAAAAGAATTTGGTCTTAAAGGCTATTTTGATGTTAACCCGAATGTTCTTGATTTCCAGATTCCAGGTGGTATGCTTTCAAATCTTGTAAATCAGCTTAAAGAACAAGGCATGGAAGATAAATATCAGGATTTGCTTGATGAAATGCCACGTGTGCGTGCTGATGCCGGATATCCGCCGCTTGTTACTCCGTCCAGTCAAATTGTTGGCACTATGGCAACGATGAATGTTATGACTGGAGAACGTTATAAAATGGTTCCAAAAGAATTTAAAGATCTTATCAGAGGTAAATTTGGTCGTACACCAGCTCCTGTAAGCGAAGAATTGCTGAAAAAGATTGGTATCAAGAAAGAAGATATGATTACTGATCGCCCTGCAGATCATCTTGAACCAGGCATGGAAAAGTTCAAAAAAGAACTTGCTGAAAAAGGTTATCCTAATGCCAGTGAAGAAGATGTTTTGTCTTATGCATTGTTCCCACAGGTTGCAGAAGAATTTTTCAAAAAACGTACTATTAAGAAACTGGCAGCTCTTGGTCGTGCAAACGCTAGTGATGAAGATGTACTTTTGTATAACCTTAATAATACAATCGCAGAAAAGTTTTTTAAAGGTTAA
- a CDS encoding ANTAR domain-containing response regulator gives MDKLKIIIADNESIIRMDLKEILEEAGHEVVGEAVNGKKAVDLTRKCQPDLVIMDIKMPEMDGITAAKIIGDEKIAPVLLLTAFSQSDIVEKAKHSGVLAYLVKPVREDNLFPAIEIALTRFKEIQTLELELSDVKNSLEMRKILDRAKGILMDAYNLNESEAYRRIQQYSMAKRRTIKDVAEAIIRSALKNKP, from the coding sequence ATGGATAAATTGAAAATAATTATAGCTGATAATGAATCAATTATAAGAATGGATCTTAAAGAAATTCTGGAAGAGGCAGGCCATGAAGTGGTAGGAGAGGCAGTTAATGGTAAAAAGGCTGTTGATCTGACCCGAAAGTGTCAGCCTGACTTGGTTATTATGGACATAAAAATGCCAGAAATGGACGGCATAACTGCAGCTAAAATAATAGGTGATGAAAAAATAGCGCCGGTCCTTTTATTGACAGCCTTTAGCCAGTCTGATATTGTGGAAAAAGCAAAACATTCAGGTGTATTGGCATATCTTGTAAAACCAGTGCGGGAAGATAATTTATTTCCTGCTATAGAAATTGCTTTGACTCGATTTAAAGAAATTCAAACACTGGAATTAGAATTAAGTGATGTCAAAAATTCATTGGAAATGCGAAAAATATTAGACAGGGCAAAGGGAATTTTGATGGATGCATATAATTTGAATGAATCAGAAGCTTATCGTCGTATTCAGCAGTATAGCATGGCTAAACGTCGGACAATAAAAGATGTTGCTGAAGCCATAATTCGTTCTGCTTTGAAAAATAAACCATGA
- a CDS encoding sensor histidine kinase, protein MENNILDLCRSNTNLTAMRINLLQRISTTLPFIADLIMANIGLYVPAKEKDKFLIVDYVKPHTAYTPFHRNRTGVMRKSQEEPLIKYTMSTGRSMSGRREWSWGKFIEMHTEPILDSLGVAAVVSFEMEPSVTKIDGYSYLYRTACSLLSYSHRELDSYMFRPLAASDGIIIADKNNRIVFANAAAIRIYNILGVINLIGYHLFDHQLSSRIIKETISSNKPYEKELTSDSITIVRRDIPIKQGGSLLCRIVIVSDVTEVRKKDKEILIKSAVIQEIHHRVKNNLQTIASLLRLQARRSQSQEVKDALRESVNRILSISVVHEFLSQQQEEMIDVTKVTRNILNLIAQNMLRPGFKLTTEFSGGTVILPSQQASNLALIVNELILNSLEHAFVNKDEGLIGLNIIHTEADYIIELYDDGSGLPKGFETKKSKSLGLQIVKTLIEDDMNGRFELYNNKGTHARITIPRNIRGE, encoded by the coding sequence ATGGAGAATAATATATTAGATCTATGCCGTAGTAATACGAATCTCACAGCAATGCGTATAAACCTTCTGCAGCGGATAAGTACGACACTGCCATTTATAGCAGATTTAATAATGGCTAATATAGGCTTATATGTGCCGGCAAAAGAAAAAGATAAATTTTTAATAGTAGACTATGTCAAGCCACATACAGCATATACTCCTTTTCATCGCAACAGAACTGGGGTGATGCGAAAAAGTCAGGAAGAACCCTTGATAAAGTATACAATGAGTACAGGTAGGAGTATGAGCGGCAGGCGGGAATGGAGTTGGGGGAAATTTATTGAAATGCATACAGAACCAATTTTGGATTCATTAGGTGTTGCTGCAGTCGTAAGCTTTGAAATGGAACCTTCTGTTACAAAAATAGATGGATATTCTTATTTATACCGTACAGCCTGTTCTTTGCTTTCCTATTCGCATAGGGAATTGGACAGTTATATGTTTAGGCCACTTGCAGCCAGCGATGGTATTATAATTGCGGATAAGAATAACCGGATAGTTTTTGCTAATGCAGCAGCTATACGTATTTATAATATACTCGGCGTTATAAATCTTATCGGGTATCATTTATTTGACCATCAACTGTCAAGCCGGATAATAAAAGAAACAATTTCTAGTAATAAACCTTATGAAAAAGAACTTACTTCAGACAGTATAACAATAGTAAGAAGAGATATCCCTATAAAGCAAGGGGGAAGTTTATTGTGTCGTATAGTTATAGTGTCTGATGTTACTGAAGTCAGGAAAAAAGATAAGGAAATATTGATAAAATCTGCAGTTATACAGGAAATACATCATCGGGTAAAAAATAATCTTCAAACAATTGCCAGTCTGCTGCGCTTGCAGGCCAGAAGAAGCCAGTCTCAGGAAGTAAAAGATGCTTTAAGAGAAAGTGTCAATAGAATTTTAAGCATTTCAGTTGTACATGAATTTCTGTCACAGCAACAGGAAGAAATGATAGATGTCACCAAGGTGACACGTAATATATTGAATCTTATTGCCCAGAATATGCTGCGGCCTGGTTTCAAGCTGACTACAGAATTTTCGGGAGGAACAGTAATATTACCATCACAACAGGCTAGCAATCTGGCACTTATTGTAAATGAGCTGATCTTAAATTCTCTGGAACATGCTTTTGTAAACAAGGATGAAGGGCTGATAGGCCTTAATATTATTCATACAGAAGCAGATTATATTATTGAGTTATATGATGATGGATCAGGCCTGCCCAAAGGATTTGAAACAAAAAAATCTAAATCATTGGGATTGCAGATAGTAAAAACATTAATAGAAGATGATATGAATGGTAGATTTGAATTGTATAATAATAAAGGGACACATGCCAGAATAACTATTCCACGTAATATTAGAGGTGAATAA